The Nocardioides conyzicola genome has a segment encoding these proteins:
- a CDS encoding glycosyltransferase family 2 protein — MEPACDLILPCRDEAAALRALLPAVPPEFAVIVADNGSVDGTADVARGLGATVVTESSPGYGAAVHAGLLAATSEYVAFMDGDDSFDPAELLPMLEDVRAGRADLAVGRRRPVSRGVWPWHARLGNGLIVWWLRRRIGMDAHDIAPIRICRRDELLALDVRDRRFGYPVELLQKATLAGWRFAERDVSYRPRAVGTRSKVSGSVRGTARAARDFWRVLR, encoded by the coding sequence ATGGAACCCGCCTGCGACCTCATCCTCCCGTGCCGGGACGAGGCGGCCGCACTCCGGGCGCTCCTGCCGGCCGTGCCCCCCGAGTTCGCCGTGATCGTCGCGGACAACGGGTCCGTCGACGGCACCGCCGACGTCGCCCGCGGCCTGGGGGCCACCGTCGTCACCGAGTCGAGTCCCGGGTACGGCGCCGCCGTGCACGCCGGGCTGCTCGCCGCGACCAGCGAGTACGTCGCGTTCATGGACGGCGACGACTCGTTCGACCCCGCCGAGCTGCTGCCCATGCTCGAGGACGTCCGCGCCGGCCGCGCCGACCTGGCCGTCGGCCGCCGTCGCCCGGTCTCGCGCGGCGTGTGGCCGTGGCACGCCCGCCTCGGCAACGGCCTGATCGTGTGGTGGCTCCGGCGCCGGATCGGGATGGACGCGCACGACATCGCACCCATCCGGATCTGCCGCCGCGACGAACTCCTGGCACTGGACGTCCGTGACCGGCGGTTCGGCTATCCCGTGGAGCTGCTGCAGAAGGCGACGCTCGCGGGCTGGCGGTTCGCCGAGCGCGACGTCTCCTACCGACCGCGCGCGGTCGGCACCCGTTCCAAGGTCTCCGGATCGGTGCGCGGTACGGCGCGCGCGGCCCGCGACTTCTGGAGGGTTCTGAGATGA
- a CDS encoding helix-turn-helix domain-containing protein, with the protein MARWEPGARERLVLAAVDLFAEHGYDATTVTQIAERAGVTKSTFFRHFPDKRELLVAGQEALSRLLTDGIAEAPAGATPLEAVASGLERASGAMGPVNRELGPRLKAVVATSTELQDRDALKSVGLAAAMTAALVARGVPDPTAHLAAELGVLAFKRGFAEWSEVEGGTEDPLTPYALAALDELRAASASLG; encoded by the coding sequence ATGGCCCGATGGGAACCAGGTGCGCGCGAGCGGCTCGTCCTCGCTGCCGTCGACCTGTTCGCCGAGCACGGCTACGACGCCACCACGGTGACCCAGATCGCCGAGCGTGCCGGCGTCACGAAGAGCACCTTCTTCCGGCACTTCCCGGACAAGCGTGAGCTGCTCGTCGCCGGGCAGGAGGCGCTGAGCCGGCTGCTCACCGACGGCATCGCCGAGGCGCCCGCAGGCGCCACGCCGCTCGAGGCGGTGGCGTCAGGCCTCGAGCGCGCCTCCGGTGCGATGGGGCCGGTGAACCGCGAGCTGGGCCCGCGCCTCAAGGCGGTGGTCGCCACCAGCACCGAGCTCCAGGACCGCGACGCCCTGAAGAGCGTGGGCCTCGCGGCGGCGATGACGGCGGCCCTGGTGGCCCGCGGAGTGCCCGACCCGACCGCACACCTCGCGGCCGAGCTCGGCGTCCTCGCGTTCAAGCGTGGCTTCGCCGAGTGGTCCGAGGTCGAGGGCGGCACCGAGGACCCACTGACGCCGTACGCGCTGGCGGCGCTCGACGAGCTGCGGGCGGCGAGCGCCTCCCTCGGCTGA
- a CDS encoding SDR family oxidoreductase, with the protein MHVFVTGGTGLIGSAVVAELLGHGHTVLALTRSEASARSAADAGATPHRGGLADLDVVRAGAAQADGVIHLAFSNDFSSADAVARSVAEETAALTTLGEELVGSDRPLVTVSGTPWVPGRLSTESDPLPTDGPVGGRGRTVTAILDLAAQGLRSTAIRLPRTVHHEGEGGFAGLLTAIARQTGVSGYPGDGAQRWPAVHALDAAVLFRLALESAPAGTAWHAVADEGDAVRDIVTVIGRRLGVPVESVPEDAFGPLGAIFAMDQPSSSAHTRQALGWEPSHPSLLSDLENIQP; encoded by the coding sequence ATGCACGTCTTCGTCACCGGCGGCACCGGCCTGATCGGCTCTGCCGTCGTCGCCGAGCTCCTCGGCCACGGCCACACGGTCCTCGCCCTCACCCGCTCGGAGGCGTCCGCCCGGTCGGCGGCGGACGCCGGGGCGACGCCCCACCGCGGCGGCCTCGCCGACCTCGACGTCGTCCGCGCCGGCGCCGCCCAGGCCGACGGGGTGATCCACCTGGCCTTCAGCAACGACTTCAGCAGCGCCGACGCCGTGGCCCGGTCGGTCGCCGAGGAGACGGCCGCCCTGACCACCCTCGGCGAGGAGCTGGTCGGCAGCGACCGCCCGCTCGTGACGGTCTCGGGTACGCCGTGGGTGCCGGGTCGGCTCTCCACCGAGAGCGACCCGCTGCCGACCGACGGGCCGGTCGGGGGCCGCGGCCGCACGGTCACGGCGATCCTCGACCTCGCCGCGCAGGGCCTCCGGAGCACCGCGATCCGGTTGCCGCGCACGGTCCACCACGAGGGCGAGGGCGGGTTCGCCGGCCTGTTGACCGCGATCGCACGCCAGACCGGCGTGTCGGGCTACCCGGGCGACGGCGCCCAGCGCTGGCCGGCCGTGCACGCTCTCGACGCCGCGGTGCTCTTCCGGCTGGCCCTGGAGTCGGCGCCAGCCGGGACCGCCTGGCACGCGGTCGCCGACGAGGGCGACGCCGTCCGTGACATCGTCACGGTCATCGGTCGGCGACTCGGAGTCCCCGTCGAGTCCGTTCCGGAGGACGCCTTCGGCCCGCTGGGCGCGATCTTCGCCATGGACCAGCCGTCCTCGAGCGCCCACACCCGGCAGGCGCTCGGCTGGGAGCCGAGCCACCCGAGCCTGCTGTCCGACCTGGAGAACATCCAGCCCTAG
- a CDS encoding NAD-dependent epimerase/dehydratase family protein, whose product MKVLLTGSAGFIGTAIGAALESDGHEVVRVDLMLPMAHGSSTVPPGTHQLDVRDADAWGGLLDGVDAVCHQAAVVGAGVKVGDLPDYASHNDLGTAVLLAAMHDAGVRRLVLASSMVVYGEGRYTCPEHGDQAPPPRAVAALDAGDFENHCPVCGAVLGWSLVDEGARLDPRSSYAASKLAQEHYTSAWVRQADASAVALRYHNVYGPGMPRDTPYSGVAAMFRSSLERGEAPQVYEDGGQMRDFVHVADVARANVAALTSVVASGAGRYDAYNVASGEPVPILAVAEMVGAGTPAGVAPEVTGAYRLGDVRHIVASPERAAAELGFRAAIRPADGLREFATAPLRA is encoded by the coding sequence GTGAAGGTGCTCCTGACCGGCTCCGCCGGCTTCATCGGTACGGCGATCGGCGCGGCGCTGGAGTCCGACGGCCACGAGGTCGTCCGGGTCGACCTGATGCTGCCGATGGCGCACGGCTCGTCCACGGTGCCGCCGGGGACCCACCAGCTCGACGTACGCGACGCGGACGCGTGGGGCGGGCTGCTCGACGGCGTGGACGCGGTCTGCCACCAGGCCGCCGTCGTCGGGGCCGGGGTGAAGGTCGGCGACCTGCCCGACTACGCCTCCCACAACGACCTCGGCACCGCGGTCCTGCTCGCGGCCATGCACGACGCCGGGGTGCGCCGCCTGGTGCTCGCCTCGTCGATGGTCGTGTACGGCGAGGGCCGCTACACCTGCCCCGAGCACGGCGACCAGGCACCGCCGCCGCGTGCGGTCGCCGCCCTCGACGCGGGCGACTTCGAGAACCACTGCCCCGTCTGCGGCGCCGTCCTCGGCTGGTCGCTCGTCGACGAGGGCGCCCGCCTCGACCCGCGCTCGTCGTACGCCGCCAGCAAGCTCGCCCAGGAGCACTACACCTCCGCGTGGGTCCGGCAGGCGGACGCGTCGGCCGTCGCGCTGAGGTACCACAACGTCTACGGGCCGGGCATGCCCCGGGACACGCCGTACTCCGGCGTCGCGGCGATGTTCCGCTCGTCGCTGGAGCGCGGCGAGGCGCCGCAGGTCTACGAGGACGGCGGGCAGATGCGCGACTTCGTGCACGTCGCCGACGTGGCGCGGGCCAACGTCGCCGCGCTCACGTCCGTGGTGGCGTCCGGTGCCGGTCGCTACGACGCCTACAACGTCGCGTCCGGCGAGCCGGTGCCGATCCTCGCCGTGGCCGAGATGGTGGGCGCGGGCACCCCGGCGGGGGTCGCCCCGGAGGTCACCGGCGCCTACCGCCTCGGCGACGTCCGGCACATCGTGGCGTCGCCCGAGCGCGCCGCCGCCGAGCTGGGCTTCCGGGCCGCGATCCGGCCCGCCGACGGGCTGCGGGAGTTCGCCACTGCTCCGCTGCGGGCGTGA
- a CDS encoding S-methyl-5'-thioadenosine phosphorylase: MSIADVAVIGGTGFYAFLDDYEEHAVDTPYGAPSAPVAVGTVAGRTVAFLPRHGPHHEHPPHAIPYRANLWALRSLGVRQVLAPCAVGGLRAEVAPGDIVVPDQLVDRTYRRIPSYVETGAVHLPFGDPYCGRLSAAVAAADPVIKSGGAMVVIEGPRFSTRAESRSYAGEGWTLINMTGHPEAALAREMRQCYTAIALVTDMDAGAESGEGVGQEEVFALFRANLERLTGILTRTIETLPDPDGCTCSTWADGIDLTYDVP; encoded by the coding sequence ATGAGCATCGCGGACGTGGCCGTCATCGGCGGCACGGGGTTCTACGCCTTCCTGGACGACTACGAGGAGCACGCCGTCGACACGCCCTACGGTGCGCCCTCGGCGCCGGTCGCCGTCGGGACGGTCGCCGGCCGCACGGTCGCGTTCCTGCCGCGGCACGGACCGCACCACGAGCACCCGCCCCACGCCATCCCCTACCGGGCCAACCTCTGGGCGCTGCGCTCCCTCGGCGTACGCCAGGTGCTGGCGCCGTGCGCCGTCGGCGGTCTGCGCGCCGAGGTCGCGCCCGGCGACATCGTGGTGCCCGACCAGCTGGTCGACCGCACCTACCGCCGGATCCCGTCGTACGTCGAGACCGGGGCCGTGCACCTGCCCTTCGGCGACCCCTACTGCGGGCGGCTGTCCGCGGCCGTGGCCGCCGCCGACCCGGTGATCAAGTCCGGGGGAGCGATGGTGGTCATCGAGGGCCCGCGCTTCTCGACCCGCGCCGAGTCGCGCAGCTATGCCGGGGAGGGCTGGACGCTGATCAACATGACCGGCCACCCCGAGGCGGCGCTGGCCCGGGAGATGCGGCAGTGCTACACGGCGATCGCGCTGGTCACCGACATGGACGCCGGCGCCGAGAGCGGCGAGGGGGTCGGCCAGGAGGAGGTGTTCGCGCTGTTCCGGGCCAACCTCGAGCGGCTGACCGGGATCCTCACGCGCACCATCGAGACACTGCCCGACCCCGACGGCTGCACCTGCTCCACCTGGGCCGACGGCATCGACCTGACCTACGACGTCCCGTGA
- a CDS encoding sensor histidine kinase, which yields MGTLTVYDPALDRARVAGQRLFAVVVIVVVLAVLVGLPPARSSVSFWIGCAAVAVATVATVALPWRRLPPLLLAAVPAVDILAVALLRVDLMPTMAAAGVLAAIPALWLGADFGRTGVAIATVGGLAIFLMPALAGPWVLGTGADVARLFLWQLQTTGLALLAHAIVDELRRRDLLGKAVLTAVGSGVVVYDARGRLVLANGPAWSLAELGGYDLRLPGRPSDRAWTADRTHLAPEQQALGRACQVEHLPDTIEWLGPERDPSPVGWSARRMYDDDGDVLGTVVVCHDLTATLASRRSQEQFLGTITHELRTPLTSIVGFVDVAESLCDQDDRLLMKSLSAIRRNSDQLLTLVGRLLHESEDHLDLQPRRVDLGELLMSVLGRWRTQCTELGLRLETDLAPGVLVDVDPHQIVRVIDALVSNATKFTPSGGDVRVRLEVQPGHVLFEVTDTGIGMSSADRARAFDRFHRGDAARVQAIQGMGLGLQTVKKVVEAHHGSVDLDSLPGQGTTVRVRVPESQGALAG from the coding sequence ATGGGGACCCTCACCGTCTACGACCCCGCGCTCGACCGGGCCCGGGTCGCGGGACAGCGCCTCTTCGCCGTCGTCGTCATCGTCGTCGTGCTCGCCGTCCTGGTCGGCCTCCCGCCCGCTCGCAGCAGCGTGTCGTTCTGGATCGGCTGCGCCGCCGTCGCCGTCGCGACGGTGGCGACCGTCGCGCTGCCGTGGCGCCGGTTGCCGCCGCTGCTGCTGGCCGCCGTCCCCGCCGTCGACATCCTCGCCGTCGCCCTCCTCCGGGTCGACCTGATGCCGACGATGGCCGCGGCGGGCGTCCTGGCCGCGATCCCTGCGCTGTGGCTGGGCGCCGACTTCGGCCGCACCGGCGTCGCCATCGCCACCGTGGGCGGACTGGCGATCTTCCTCATGCCGGCACTGGCCGGCCCGTGGGTGCTGGGGACCGGGGCCGACGTGGCCCGGCTCTTCCTCTGGCAGCTCCAGACCACCGGGCTGGCGCTCCTCGCCCACGCCATCGTCGACGAGCTGCGGCGACGCGACCTGCTCGGCAAGGCCGTCCTCACCGCCGTCGGCTCCGGTGTGGTCGTGTACGACGCCCGCGGGCGGCTCGTCCTCGCCAACGGTCCCGCGTGGTCGCTGGCCGAGCTCGGCGGCTACGACCTCCGCCTCCCGGGCCGCCCGAGCGACCGGGCGTGGACTGCGGACCGCACGCACCTGGCGCCCGAGCAGCAGGCGCTCGGCCGCGCCTGCCAGGTCGAGCACCTGCCGGACACGATCGAGTGGCTCGGGCCGGAGCGCGACCCGAGCCCGGTCGGCTGGAGCGCGCGACGCATGTACGACGACGACGGCGACGTGCTCGGCACCGTCGTCGTCTGCCACGACCTCACCGCGACCCTCGCGTCGCGCCGCAGCCAGGAGCAGTTCCTCGGCACGATCACCCACGAGCTGCGTACGCCGCTCACCTCGATCGTCGGGTTCGTCGACGTCGCCGAGTCGCTCTGCGACCAGGACGACCGGCTGCTGATGAAGTCCCTGTCCGCGATCCGGCGCAACTCCGACCAGCTGCTCACCCTGGTCGGTCGTCTCCTGCACGAGTCCGAGGACCACCTCGACCTCCAGCCGCGCCGGGTCGACCTCGGCGAGCTGCTGATGTCGGTCCTGGGTCGCTGGCGCACCCAGTGCACGGAGCTCGGCCTCCGTCTCGAGACCGACCTCGCGCCCGGCGTCCTGGTCGACGTCGACCCCCACCAGATCGTGCGGGTCATCGACGCCCTGGTCTCCAACGCCACCAAGTTCACGCCGTCCGGCGGCGACGTCCGGGTCCGGCTCGAGGTGCAGCCCGGCCACGTGCTCTTCGAGGTGACCGACACCGGCATCGGGATGAGCAGCGCCGACCGCGCCCGCGCCTTCGACCGCTTCCACCGGGGCGACGCCGCCCGGGTCCAGGCGATCCAGGGGATGGGGCTCGGACTGCAGACGGTCAAGAAGGTCGTCGAGGCCCACCACGGCAGCGTCGACCTCGACAGCCTGCCGGGCCAGGGCACCACCGTGCGGGTGCGCGTCCCCGAGTCGCAGGGGGCACTGGCAGGCTAG
- a CDS encoding MFS transporter, translated as MTTAVGVDLAEVQRRTIRTLVVVQAVGALGITIGIATASLLARDLSGSESQAGFAQTAQVLGTAFAAYLLARLMSHRGRRIGLVTGYLLGATGAVLAVVAGVIGSMALLLVGALLLGSTTAANNSARYAATDLAEDAHKGRALSTVVWATTIGAVLGPNLTGPAGGLADLLGIPELTGPFALGAIGMLAAAVVVGVLLRPDPLLLAREVAGVAESPPAGTAWARAIVAARERPVLFFATLGMACAHAAMVGVMIMTPLHMEHGHAELEVIGLVISLHVLGMFAFSPVVGLLADRYGRPTTLVTGAVLLLAAMVLCARSPEGSSWQIFVGLFLLGLGWSFATVSASTLIAQHAPLEARTDVQGATDLVMGLTAAAAGGLAGVVVDAWGYPALTVCSIGLVALVAVAGLGARATSGMEPVPAG; from the coding sequence ATGACCACGGCGGTCGGCGTCGACCTCGCCGAGGTCCAGCGGCGCACCATCCGGACCCTCGTGGTGGTCCAGGCGGTCGGCGCCCTCGGCATCACGATCGGCATCGCCACCGCCTCCCTGCTGGCGCGCGACCTCTCGGGGTCCGAGAGCCAGGCGGGGTTCGCGCAGACGGCGCAGGTGCTCGGGACCGCCTTCGCGGCGTACCTCCTCGCCCGGCTGATGTCCCACCGCGGCCGCCGGATCGGCCTGGTGACGGGCTACCTGCTCGGTGCCACGGGAGCCGTGCTGGCGGTGGTCGCCGGCGTCATCGGCTCCATGGCGCTGCTCCTCGTCGGCGCGCTGCTGCTCGGGTCGACCACCGCGGCCAACAACAGCGCGCGGTACGCCGCCACCGACCTCGCCGAGGACGCGCACAAGGGCCGGGCGCTGTCCACGGTCGTGTGGGCGACCACGATCGGCGCGGTCCTCGGACCCAACCTCACCGGCCCCGCCGGGGGACTGGCCGACCTGCTCGGGATCCCCGAGCTGACGGGACCGTTCGCGCTCGGCGCCATCGGCATGCTGGCGGCCGCGGTCGTGGTCGGCGTGCTGCTCCGGCCCGACCCGCTGCTGCTCGCCCGCGAGGTCGCCGGCGTCGCCGAGTCGCCGCCGGCCGGTACGGCGTGGGCCCGGGCGATCGTCGCCGCCCGCGAGCGTCCGGTGCTGTTCTTCGCGACGCTCGGGATGGCGTGCGCGCACGCCGCGATGGTCGGCGTGATGATCATGACGCCGCTGCACATGGAGCACGGCCACGCCGAGCTCGAGGTGATCGGGCTGGTGATCAGCCTGCACGTGCTCGGCATGTTCGCGTTCTCGCCCGTCGTCGGGCTCCTCGCCGACCGCTACGGGCGGCCGACGACGCTCGTGACCGGGGCGGTCCTGCTGCTCGCCGCGATGGTGCTGTGCGCGCGCTCGCCGGAGGGCAGCTCGTGGCAGATCTTCGTGGGGCTCTTCCTGCTCGGGCTCGGCTGGTCGTTCGCGACCGTGTCGGCGTCCACGCTGATCGCCCAGCACGCGCCCCTGGAGGCGCGCACCGACGTCCAGGGCGCGACCGACCTGGTGATGGGCCTGACCGCCGCTGCCGCGGGCGGGCTGGCCGGAGTGGTCGTCGACGCCTGGGGCTACCCGGCGCTCACGGTGTGCTCCATCGGGCTGGTCGCCCTGGTCGCCGTCGCCGGGCTCGGCGCCCGCGCCACCTCAGGAATGGAACCGGTTCCTGCTGGGTAG
- a CDS encoding DUF3046 domain-containing protein gives MRHTEFWARMEQALGSSYARSWAMSFVMRELDGRTAIEALDAGVPPKEVWLAVWRTLELPATQK, from the coding sequence ATGAGGCACACCGAGTTCTGGGCCCGGATGGAGCAGGCCCTGGGGTCGTCCTACGCCCGCTCGTGGGCGATGAGCTTCGTGATGCGTGAGCTCGACGGCCGCACCGCGATCGAGGCGCTCGACGCCGGCGTCCCGCCCAAGGAGGTCTGGCTCGCGGTCTGGCGGACCCTCGAGCTGCCCGCCACCCAGAAATGA
- a CDS encoding class I SAM-dependent methyltransferase — translation MSEATIEPDTKDWTWVLDRPCPECGFEAAAVTVDRIPAVIRDNATTWEAVLTLGDVATRPDPSTWSPLEYAAHVRDVHRIFDVRVGLILTEDDPTFANWDQDETAVAERYAEQDPATVAAELLDAAEAVAERYESVPPGAWGRRGYRSNGSEFTVESIGLYHLHDIVHHAWDVRAAVARATVEAYDAHAAAYRDGSLAHDDQVLDQLHAFAAAVGAGGRVLEVGSGPGRDAVSLEAAGLSVRRTDITPAFVDLLRAAGHDADVLDPLTDDLADPLRPGTPYDGVWASACLLHVDRSDLPTVLARLAAATRPGGALALALKEGDGDAWSTHGHVGAPRRFVYWREDALREVLEAAGWAVGQVQHSRSTRNGEPWLDAAAVRR, via the coding sequence ATGAGCGAGGCGACCATCGAGCCGGACACCAAGGACTGGACCTGGGTCCTCGACCGGCCGTGCCCGGAGTGCGGGTTCGAGGCCGCGGCCGTCACCGTCGACCGGATCCCGGCCGTCATCCGGGACAACGCGACGACGTGGGAGGCGGTGCTCACGCTCGGCGACGTGGCGACCCGGCCCGACCCGAGCACGTGGTCGCCGCTGGAGTACGCCGCGCACGTCCGCGACGTCCACCGGATCTTCGACGTGCGGGTCGGCCTGATTCTCACCGAGGACGACCCCACCTTCGCCAACTGGGACCAGGACGAGACCGCGGTCGCCGAGAGGTACGCCGAGCAGGACCCGGCGACCGTCGCCGCCGAGCTGCTCGACGCGGCCGAGGCCGTCGCGGAGCGCTACGAGTCCGTGCCGCCGGGAGCCTGGGGCCGGCGCGGCTACCGCAGCAACGGCAGCGAGTTCACCGTCGAGAGCATCGGGCTCTACCACCTGCACGACATCGTCCACCACGCCTGGGACGTCCGGGCCGCGGTCGCCCGCGCGACCGTCGAGGCCTACGACGCCCACGCCGCGGCCTACCGCGACGGCTCGCTGGCCCACGACGACCAGGTGCTCGACCAGCTGCACGCCTTCGCGGCGGCCGTCGGCGCGGGCGGTCGGGTGCTCGAGGTCGGCAGTGGACCCGGACGCGACGCCGTCTCGCTGGAGGCGGCCGGCCTGTCGGTGCGGCGCACCGACATCACCCCCGCGTTCGTCGACCTGCTGCGCGCCGCCGGCCACGACGCCGACGTGCTCGACCCGCTGACCGACGACCTCGCGGACCCGCTGCGCCCCGGCACGCCGTACGACGGGGTGTGGGCCAGCGCCTGCCTGCTGCACGTGGACCGGAGCGACCTGCCGACGGTGCTCGCCCGGCTCGCGGCCGCCACCCGGCCGGGTGGGGCGCTCGCGCTGGCGCTGAAGGAGGGCGACGGCGACGCGTGGTCGACCCACGGCCACGTCGGCGCCCCGCGGCGGTTCGTCTACTGGCGCGAGGACGCGCTGCGCGAGGTGCTCGAGGCGGCGGGGTGGGCGGTCGGCCAGGTGCAGCACTCGCGGAGCACCCGCAACGGCGAGCCGTGGCTCGACGCCGCGGCGGTGCGCCGATGA
- a CDS encoding N-acetyltransferase family protein, with translation MVLVRTATESDLPAIKAIYDVEVRHGISTFATEPPGLEYWQERLHSTHVGDHVLVATDGDDVIGYAFSGSYRPRAGYVHTRETSVYLASPARGAGIGSLLYDELLRLLRADGVRLVVAVIALPNPGSQGLHRACGFELVGVLHDVGRKFDTWIDTELWELRL, from the coding sequence ATGGTCCTGGTCCGCACCGCCACCGAGTCCGACCTGCCGGCGATCAAGGCGATCTACGACGTCGAGGTCCGGCACGGCATCTCGACGTTCGCGACGGAGCCACCGGGTCTGGAGTACTGGCAGGAGCGGCTGCACAGCACGCACGTCGGCGACCACGTGCTCGTGGCGACCGACGGCGACGACGTCATCGGCTACGCGTTCTCCGGCAGCTATCGCCCGCGCGCGGGGTACGTCCACACCCGGGAGACCTCGGTCTACCTGGCCTCGCCGGCGCGCGGCGCCGGCATCGGGAGCCTGCTGTACGACGAGCTGCTGCGGCTGCTGCGCGCAGACGGCGTACGCCTCGTGGTGGCGGTGATCGCGCTGCCCAACCCGGGCAGCCAGGGCCTGCACCGCGCATGCGGCTTCGAGCTGGTCGGCGTGCTGCACGACGTCGGCCGGAAGTTCGACACCTGGATCGACACCGAGCTGTGGGAGCTGCGTCTCTAG
- a CDS encoding RidA family protein, protein MTRTSARSGSPFEDTIGFSRAVRVGSTIAVSGTAPVWPDGSVDPDPAVQARRCWEIMLAALEELGGSVSDVVRTRQYVVDAADADAVGAVHGEFFRGVQPASTMVVVAGLLDPRWKVEMELDAVLGD, encoded by the coding sequence ATGACGCGCACCTCGGCCCGCTCCGGATCGCCCTTCGAGGACACGATCGGCTTCAGCCGCGCCGTCCGGGTCGGCAGCACCATCGCCGTCAGCGGTACGGCGCCGGTGTGGCCGGACGGCTCCGTCGACCCCGATCCCGCCGTGCAGGCCCGCCGCTGCTGGGAGATCATGCTCGCCGCCCTGGAGGAGCTCGGCGGCTCGGTGAGCGACGTGGTCCGGACGCGGCAGTACGTCGTGGACGCGGCCGACGCGGACGCCGTCGGTGCGGTCCACGGCGAGTTCTTCCGTGGCGTGCAGCCGGCCTCGACGATGGTCGTGGTCGCCGGGCTGCTCGACCCGCGCTGGAAGGTCGAGATGGAGCTGGACGCCGTCCTCGGTGACTGA
- a CDS encoding dihydrofolate reductase family protein, with translation MHAVVSMDGFIADDHDEVGPLFDWYFNGDVPLLTDKAGFRVSERSRDYVRSLWASIGATVQGRHLFDLTNGWEAQPPAGDHLVVVSHRPKPEGWHPEADVPFFDDVTAAVLEAKARAGDRVVALCAGDVGGQALALGLVDEVAMDVVPVVFGSGKRYFGPVDSQHLLEDPSVVIQGDRVLHLRYRVRR, from the coding sequence ATGCACGCAGTGGTGTCGATGGACGGCTTCATCGCCGACGACCACGACGAGGTCGGCCCGCTCTTCGACTGGTACTTCAACGGCGACGTCCCTCTTCTCACCGACAAGGCGGGCTTCCGCGTCAGCGAGCGCTCCCGTGACTACGTCCGCTCGCTCTGGGCCAGCATCGGCGCCACGGTCCAGGGACGTCACCTCTTCGACCTGACCAACGGCTGGGAGGCGCAGCCGCCGGCCGGCGACCACCTGGTCGTCGTGTCCCACCGCCCCAAGCCGGAGGGCTGGCACCCGGAGGCCGACGTCCCGTTCTTCGACGACGTCACCGCCGCGGTCCTGGAGGCGAAGGCGCGGGCCGGTGACCGGGTGGTCGCGCTCTGCGCCGGCGACGTCGGCGGTCAGGCGCTCGCGCTCGGCCTGGTCGACGAGGTCGCGATGGACGTCGTGCCGGTCGTGTTCGGCAGCGGCAAGAGGTACTTCGGGCCCGTCGACTCGCAGCACCTGCTCGAGGACCCGAGCGTCGTCATCCAGGGCGACCGGGTGCTGCACCTGCGCTACCGGGTCCGCCGCTAG
- a CDS encoding DUF664 domain-containing protein yields MNGYPEPPAVGSEAATLVGSLERMRATFAWKCADLDARGLSARIATSELSLGRLLKHLAYMEDLNFTRDLGGSDLPEPWSRVEPSVRAAWVFTSADDDAPDTLYALWQRAVGRSRAAVRSVLADGDPGSTYDVGGRHPVAVRRLLVDMIEEYGRHTGQADLLREAVDGRVGEDPPGPAFACELPR; encoded by the coding sequence GTGAACGGCTACCCGGAGCCGCCGGCGGTGGGCTCGGAGGCGGCGACCCTCGTCGGCTCGCTGGAGCGGATGCGGGCGACCTTCGCGTGGAAGTGCGCCGACCTCGACGCTCGCGGCCTCTCCGCCCGGATCGCCACCTCCGAGCTGTCGCTCGGCCGGCTGCTCAAGCACCTGGCCTACATGGAGGACCTGAACTTCACGCGCGACCTCGGCGGCTCCGACCTCCCGGAGCCGTGGTCCCGGGTGGAGCCGTCGGTCCGCGCCGCCTGGGTCTTCACCTCCGCCGACGACGACGCACCGGACACGCTCTACGCGCTGTGGCAGCGAGCGGTGGGCCGGTCGCGAGCTGCGGTGCGGTCGGTCCTGGCGGACGGCGACCCGGGCTCGACGTACGACGTGGGTGGGCGGCACCCGGTCGCCGTACGACGGCTCCTGGTCGACATGATCGAGGAGTACGGCCGCCACACCGGGCAGGCCGACCTGCTCCGCGAGGCCGTCGACGGTCGGGTCGGCGAGGACCCGCCCGGACCCGCGTTCGCGTGCGAGCTGCCCCGCTAG